From Xenopus laevis strain J_2021 chromosome 7L, Xenopus_laevis_v10.1, whole genome shotgun sequence, one genomic window encodes:
- the cyp26a1.L gene encoding cytochrome P450 family 26 subfamily A member 1 L homeolog, which yields MDLYTLLTSALCTLALPVLLLLTAAKLWELYCLRRKDPTCANPLPPGTMGLPFFGETLQMVLQRRKFLQMKRRKYGRIYKTHLFGSPTVRVTGAENVRQILLGEHKLVSVHWPASVRTILGAGCLSNLHDSEHKYTKKVIAQAFSRDALDNYVPQMEEEVRRSVNLWLQSGPCVLMYPAIKRLMFRIAMRLLLGCDPQRMDSQQEETLLEAFEEMTRNLFSLPIDVPFSGLYRGLRARNLIHAQIDENIKEKLQREPDDNCRDALQLLIDYSRKNGEPINLQALKESATELLFGGHGTTASAATSLTSFLALHKDVLEKVRKELETQGLLSTKPEEKKELSMEVLQQLKYTSCVIKETLRLSPPVAGGFRVALKTFVLNGYQIPKGWNVIYSIADTHGEADLFPDTDEFNPDRFLTPLPGDSSRFGFIPFGGGVRCCIGKEFAKILLKVFVVELCRNCDWELLNGSPAMQTSPIICPVDNLPAKFKPFSSSI from the exons ATGGATCTGTATACTCTGCTCACTAGCGCTCTGTGCACTCTTGCGCTGCCAGTGCTACTCCTGCTCACCGCTGCCAAACTCTGGGAATTGTACTGTCTGAGGCGCAAAGATCCCACCTGCGCAAACCCACTGCCCCCCGGCACTATGGGGCTGCCCTTCTTCGGGGAGACTCTGCAAATGGTGCTGCAG AGGCGCAAGTTCCTCCAAATGAAGCGTAGAAAGTACGGTCGCATCTACAAGACGCATCTGTTCGGTAGCCCCACGGTGCGCGTCACGGGCGCAGAGAACGTTCGCCAGATCCTATTGGGGGAGCACAAGCTGGTGTCGGTGCACTGGCCGGCCTCGGTGCGCACGATCCTAGGGGCCGGCTGTCTGTCCAACCTGCACGACTCTGAGCACAAGTACACCAAGAAA GTGATTGCACAAGCCTTCTCCCGAGATGCCCTCGACAATTACGTGCCGCAGATGGAAGAAGAGGTGAGACGCTCTGTAAACCTGTGGCTGCAGAGCGGCCCCTGCGTGCTGATGTATCCCGCCATCAAGCGACTGATGTTCCGCATTGCCATGAGGCTCCTGCTCGGCTGCGATCCCCAGCGCATGGACAGCCAACAGGAGGAGACGCTGCTCGAAGCCTTCGAGGAAATGACCCGAAATCTCTTCTCTTTGCCTATTGATGTGCCATTTAGCGGCCTCTACCGG GGTCTGCGGGCTAGAAACCTTATTCATGCCCAAATTGATGAAAACATCAAGGAAAAGCTGCAAAGGGAACCAGACGATAATTGCCGGGATGCCCTGCAGCTGCTGATTGACTATAGCCGCAAGAACGGAGAGCCCATTAACTTGCAG GCACTGAAAGAATCCGCAACTGAGCTCTTGTTTGGAGGTCACGGAACCACAGCAAGTGCTGCCACGTCACTTACCTCTTTTCTTGCACTTCACAAAGATGTTCTGGAAAAGGTCCGCAAGGAGCTCGAAACACAG ggtCTGTTGTCAACGAAACCCGAGGAGAAAAAGGAACTAAGCATGGAAGTACTTCAACAGTTAAAGTATACTAGCTGTGTCATTAAGGAGACCCTGCGACTCAGCCCACCAGTGGCCGGTGGATTTCGTGTGGCTCTTAAGACCTTTGTATTAAAT GGCTATCAGATTCCAAAGGGCTGGAATGTGATATACAGCATTGCGGACACCCATGGGGAGGCAGATCTGTTTCCCGACACAGACGAATTCAACCCAGACCGATTTCTAACGCCGCTTCCCGGAGATTCCTCGAGGTTCGGCTTCATCCCTTTCGGAGGTGGCGTGAGGTGCTGCATTGGCAAAGAGTTTGCCAAAATCCTCCTCAAGGTCTTTGTTGTGGAATTGTGCCGGAATTGCGACTGGGAGCTCCTGAATGGCTCCCCGGCCATGCAAACCTCCCCAATTATCTGTCCTGTGGACAACCTACCCGCTAAATTCAAACCCTTCTCCAGCTCTATTTAA